The [Pantoea] beijingensis genomic sequence AGGATAGCTGGAAGTTTGGACGTCCAGATGTTTACACTGCTATACTGTGCAGGTACTGTATGAACCACAAGCGCAAATTATTCACTCTCGATATGAAGGACTCTCATGATCGAACTCAAACACCTGCGAACGCTGCAAGCATTGCGAAATACTGGCTCGCTCGCTGCGGCGGCGGCCCAGCTGCACCAAACGCAATCGGCGTTATCCCACCAGTTCAGTGACCTGGAGCAGCGCCTGGGCTTTCGTCTGTTTGTGCGCAAAAGCCAACCGCTGCGCTTTACGCCGCAGGGAGAGATCTTGTTACAGCTGGCTGAACAGGTGTTACCGCAGATTCAGCAGGCCTTACAGGCATGCCATGAACCTCACCAAGCCACCCTGCGTATCGCTATTGAATGCCATAGCTGTATTCAATGGCTGACGCCCGCACTGGATAATTTCCGCCAAAGCTGGCCGCAGGTGGTGATGGATTTCAAATCAGGCGTGACTTTTGATCCTCAGCCTGCGCTGCAGCAGGGCGAACTTGATGTAGTACTGACTTCTGATATCTTGCCTCGCAGTGGTCTACACTATTCGCCCATGTTCGATTTCGAAGTTCGGCTGGTACTTGCGCCCGATCATCCGCTGGCCCAGCAGGAACAAATTACGCCAGTTGACCTGGCGAATGATGTGTTGCTTATTTATCCAGTACAGCGCCAGCGTCTGGATATCTGGCGTAACTTTCTGCAACCCGCGGGCGTCAGTCCGGCATTGAAAAGCGTCGATAATACTTTACTGCTGATTCAGATGGTTGCCGCGCGTATGGGCATTGCCGCGCTACCGCACTGGGTAGTAGAAAGCTTCGAACGTCAGGGATTAGTTGTCACAAAAACACTGGGGAATGGACTCTGGAGTCGACTGTACGCTGCCGTGCGTGATGGTGAGCAGCGCCAACCGGTTATCGAAGCGTTTATTCGCTCTTCACGCCAGCACGCATGTGATAATTTGCCGCTGGTTCATGACGCCTCGCGTCCCGGCAACCCGATACCACAGCCGCTCTCGTCACCGCTACTCTGAATATATACGCACGCCAGTGGGCCTCACTGGCCGTCATCAATCCTATCCCTGTCTGCCAGCCATATTCGGCAAAATCCACGATTGCGATGACTCCTGTTTACCACCTGCAGACACGAATACCGTGAACAGCGCTGCAACTTCAGGGACGACATGTATATAATGCGCCGCAACGCCCTTATAAATTGAAGAGATTTCATTATGACCAACAATGACGTGTTACGCAGCGTGCGCTACATGCTGGACTTAAGTGACGCCCAGATGGTCGCCCTTCTGGCGCTGGCAGACAGCGACGTGTCCGCCGAGGAAATGCATGCCTTTTTGAAAAAAGAAGAAGAAGAGGGGTTCCGCGCCTGTCCCGATGTCATCATGGGCTATTTTCTTAATGGATTGATTTTTCAGCGTCGCGGTAAGAGTGAAGAGGCACCAGCACCGTCCATCGAACGCAAAATGACCAATAACATCATGCTAAAAAAACTGCGCGTTGCCTTTGATTTAAAAGCGACCGATATTACGGATGTGCTACAGCTAGCCGATTTCTCAGTATCACAAAGCGAGATAGGTGCCATTTTCCGCAAGCCGGGGCACAAAAACTATCGGGAATGTGGCGATCAGATCTTAAGAAACTTTTTAAAAGGGCTGACGAAAAAAATACGTCCGACAGCCGAGAAGAAAGCCTAGAGCATCGTAAGCCAGGTCCGCCTGGCTTCTGTTACTGGCTGACAATCCATCGCTTATGCACCCATAATGACGCACAGATTATCGTTGCACCGATAATAAAACTTGGCCAGTGCGGTTGTTGCTGCCAAATCGCCAGATTGACCAACAACCCTGCGGGGACATGCATGTTGTTCATAATGCCCAACGTGCCGGCATCGACCTGCGTGGCGCCATAATTCCACATAAAATATCCCAGTCCTGATGCCACTACACCCAGCCACAGTAAAATGCCCCACTGCAGGCCGGTAACAGGCAATTTGTCTGGATTTCCCCATAGCAGCCAGGCAACGATAGCAACACTCGCCGCACCAATATAAAACCAGGAAAATGCGGTATGCTGCGGCATAGGCCGCGTTTCCTGCAGCCGTTTATAACCCACCATACCCACTGCGAAGCAGATATTCGCCAGCTGTACCAGCAGTAAACCATACCAAAAATGGTCGCTTACTTTGTCATAGCGAATAATCGCAGCACCCAGCACCGCCAGTAACGCGCTCAACGCATACCCCGGACGTACACCCCGACCGCTAATGAGATCATATATTAACGTGACATACAGCGGTGTCATGACGGTAAATAGCAGAAATTCCGAGACGCTAAGATAGAGATACGCCTGAAAACTGATGAGATACATAATCCCCAGTTGCAACATTCCCACCAACATATACAGCAGCAGCGTAAACAACGGATAACCACGCCAGCGTAAAAAGGGCAAGAATACCATTGCGGCCAAACCCAGCCGCATGAGTACGGCAAACCAACTGTCAACCTGGCCTGCAAGGTACTCACCGATAAGACTAAAAGAAAAAGCCCAAAGAATAGTGGTAATAATCAGTAATGCCACGTTACACACTCATCAAAAAAAGAAGCGCTATTGTAACGAAAAGTGTGTGCGTTAAGGCATGTTTTTGAGTAACACGCCGCCAACAAATAAATAATTAAATATGTTTGATAAAGAAAACAAACGCGCATCACTGTAATCAAACTGTAACAATTGAGCAGTTACTCACAGTTATTATCCCCTCCCGCCGCTATTATTTGCTCGAAATGGAACATTTACACCTGCGTAGTCGAGCAATGTTCTTACTTAAGATCATCCAATCTGAGATGTCAGAACAAAACGCGCCACTGGAGGCCAAATGCTAACTATCTTCAAACCCGCGCAGCATCAACCGCGTGTTTCAGATGAACACATTGATCCACACTATCGCCGCCTGCGTTGGCAAATATTTCTGGGTATCTTCTTCGGCTACGCCGCTTACTATCTGGTACGTAAAAACTTTGCGCTGGCAATGCCCTACCTGGTTGAGCAAGGCTTTTCGCGAGGAGATCTGGGGTTCGCTCTGTCCGGGATTTCTATCGCCTATGGCTTTTCAAAATTCATTATGGGCTCAGTATCCGATCGTTCAAATCCACGCGTATTCCTTCCTGCTGGTCTGATTCTTGCGGCAGCAGTGATGCTATTTATGGGATTCGTACCTTGGGCCACCTCCAGCATCATGGTGATGTTTGTTCTGCTGTTTTTATGTGGCTGGTTCCAGGGAATGGGATGGCCGCCGTGCGGGCGTACAATGGTGCACTGGTGGTCACAAAAAGAGCGCGGCCGTATCGTTTCGATATGGAACTGTGCCCATAACGTTGGCGGCGGCATCCCTCCTCTGCTCTTCCTGCTTGGCATGGCCTGGTTTAACGACTGGAAAGCCGCACTCTATATGCCTGCTTTCGGGGCAATCATCATTGCCTTGATTGCATTTGCACTGATGCGTGATACGCCACAATCGTGTGGTTTACCGCCTATCGAAGAGTATAAAAATGACTATCCGCCTGACTACACCGACAAAGCGGAAGAAGAACTCACAGCAAAACAGATCTTTATGCAGTACATACTGCCCAACAAGCTGCTGTGGTATATCGCTCTGGCCAACGTTTTCGTCTATCTACTGCGCTACGGTATTCTCGACTGGTCACCGACTTACCTGAAAGAGGTCAAACACTTCGCACTGGATAAGTCGTCCTGGGCCTATTTTTTATATGAATATGCAGGCATCCCCGGCACGCTACTGTGTGGCTGGATGTCGGATAAAGTATTTAAAGGTAACCGCGGTGCGACTGGCGTTTTCTTTATGATACTGGTCACTATCGCCACCGTAATTTACTGGATGAATCCGGCAGGTAACCCGGGTATCGACATGGCCTGCATGATCGTCATTGGTTTTCTCATCTATGGCCCGGTAATGTTAATTGGGTTACATGCGCTTGAGCTCGCGCCGAAGAAGGCAGCGGGTACCGCAGCCGGTTTCACAGGACTGTTCGGCTATCTCGGTGGCTCCGTGGCCGCAAGTGCCATCGTTGGCTACACTGTCGATTACTTCGGCTGGGATGGCGGCTTCATCATTATGATCGGCGGTTGTGTGCTGGCCGTAATTTTACTGCTGATGACCATGCTAAGTGAGAACAAACATAAGCAGACATTACAGCAGTTGAATTAATCGGAGGATGCGATGAAATTAAAACCTATGCTGGCTGGGATGCTCTTGATTAGCGCATGTTCAGCACTTGCTGAAACGAATGGAAAAATTGTTATCGCGCATCGCGGTGCCAGTGGTTATTTGCCGGAGCATACGCTACCGGCAAAAGCGATGGCCTATGCGCAAGGTGCAGACTTTCTTGAACAGGATCTGGTGATGACGAAGGATAACCGACTGGTTGTTCTGCACGATCACTATCTCGATCGCGTGACCGACGTTGCCAACCGTTATCCCAACAGAGCCCGCAAAGACGGACGCTACTACGCTATAGATTTCACCCTGGCTGAAATCAAAGGACTGAAATTTACCGAAGGCTTCGATATTAAGAACGGCAAGCAGATACAGACGTTCCCGGGACGGTTCCCGATCAATACGTCCGATTTCCACATACATACCTTTGAGGAAGAGATCGAATTTGTTCAGGGTATGAATCATTCAACCGGTAAAAACATCGGCATCTATCCCGAAATTAAAGCGCCCTGGTTCCACCACCAGGAAGGTAAGGATATTGCGCTTGAGGTGCTCAAGGTACTGAAAAAATATGGTTATAGCGGTAAAAGCGACAATATCTATCTGCAGTGTTTCGATTTTAATGAACTAAAACGTATTAAAACCGAGCTGGAACCAAAAATGGGTATGGACCTTAAGCTGGTGCAGTTAGTCGCCGAAACCGACTGGGATGAAACACAGGAAAAACAGAACGGTAAATGGATTAATTACAATTACGACTGGATGTTTAAACCAGGTGCAATGAAAACGTTGTCGCAGTATGTGGATGGTATTGGACCGGATTACCATATGTTGATCGCACCCGGATCAACACCAGACCATATCAAATTGACCACTATGGCACAGGAAGCGCATCAGAATAAATTGCAGGTTCACCCGTATACGGTACGCGCCGACCAATTACCGGATTTTGCTACCAATGTAAACCAGGTGTATGACGCGCTTTATAATAAAGCCGGTGTAGAAGGATTGTTCACTGACTTCCCGGATAAGGCCGTACAATTTTTACAGCAGGAATAATATGCTTTAAACCACTGGCTTCCTGAGAGCTTACTCAGGTAAATGACCAGTCTGACGGCAAAAGAGTTGCATCACAGCAGCAAGCCACCTCGCCCTGTCGCACAGAGAACGATGCGACAGGGCGAGGTGGCACAGCCGACAATGGGCTGGCTTGAAGAATGACAGGTAGATTAGTTTAAGAACAGCTTACGCAAATAATGAGGGACAGCTTCATCCGCATTACTGCCAATGACTTCCAGTTCTGGTAACAGATCTTTGAGTCTTTGATGCGCATTACCCATGATGCATCCTTTACCTGCCATTAGCAGCATTTCTTTATCATTAAGTCCATCACCGAACGAAATACACTCATTTAATGAATAACCCAACATTTTAGAAACGGCCTCTAACGCGTGGCCTTTGGACACGCCGCCCGCCATAACTTCCAGACAGGTTGGAAATGAAAAACTAACATTGACACGATCGCCCCAGCGAGCTTGAATGGCTTGCTCCAGCGGTAACAGTTTGTCGGCGTCATCGCAGGTGAAGAAGACTTTACTAACGCCTCCGGCATCCAACATACCGGGTTCAAATAAACGACAGGTGAAAATGGATTCCTGGAAGTATTTCTCTTCATCCGGATGACGTCGATTGAGATACCACTCATCATCGCGATACACGTTGGTCAGAATATCGGGATCGTCATATTTAGTAGCGAACAGCTCCGCCGCTATATCACGATCGAGGTTATGGCTGAAGATCAACTCACCTGCAGTGTTATGCACGCGGGCCCCGTTTGAGGTGATCATAAAGGATTCAATTTCCAGGCTATCGCGCATCTGTGAAACGTCAATATGATGGCGACCGGTTGCAAAGATAAAGTGGATCCCTTTCTTCGTCAGTAGTTTCAGCGTTTCTTTGGTATAGGGCGTCAGATGATGGTCAGGTGATAGCAGTGTGCCATCAAGATCGGATGCAACTATATGGTACATAATTCTTTCAAACCTCTGGTTAATTTTGTATCGATATCAGCAAAGAGCTGGGCCTGCGTAGCCACAGCGATTTAGCCCACGATAAAAACGTTCTGAGTAAGTTGCTAACGATGCCGCGCATAAAAATCAACGATGGCATCTAGTGCTTCGGTACGCATATTGTCTTTTTCAAATAAGATCTCATGACGCGCACCTGCGATAACCCGCGGTTTTCCTCCATCACAAGGATGGCCCGCTTCCACCATTTTGGTGCAAAACAGATCCTGGGCGCGGTTATCCACTACGTTATCTTCACCCGCCTGGAGCAGTAAGAGCGGCGTGACGATCTCTGCCGCCTGATTGACTATACGCTGCCCGGCCATCACGCCTTCCCGCACCCAATGATAAGTGGGGCCGCCAACACGAATGCCTGGGTCGTCAGCATAAAAGCGCAAATTACGGCGATAGCGTTCATCACTATGCGTCAATTCATTTACGCTAAAAGAGCGCACGCGCCATTTGCCGGTACCTAACGCATAGCTATCACGGATCACAGGCCGACGTTCTGCCCAGTCGAGGATTCGTTTTGCCAGCCAGTTGGGCATCGGTAGAGTGATACCAAACATCGGGGATGCCAGCACCGCCGCGTCAAATGCCTGCGGCTGGCGAGCCAACATCAGCGCGAGAACAGCGCCCCCCATGGAGTGCCCTAACGCATAGCGGTGGCGATAGTGACCTGCGGCAATCTCCGTCAGATAGAGCGCTTCCAAATCATCGACATAGTCTGAAAAATTTACCACGTGCCCCCGGTGCGAGTCCTGTAATAAACGTCCCGAACGCCCCTGACCACGATGATCGATAATGATCACATCATAACCGCAATGAAACAGGTCATAGGCCAACTCAGGATATTTGACATAGCTTTCAATGCGTCCCGGAACCAACAAGATGGCCTTGTCATGTCTTGCCGAGGAGAATCGGACATAACGAATGGGTACATTCGCAACGCCGATAAATTCACGCTCTTCACGGCGGCGCCAAAAATCCAGCAACGGACCGGTGGCAAAAGCGGCAAAGGCATTTTCACGTGTTAACCAGCCCTTTTGGTGCTTTGTCATCCTGTAATTTTCCGCACAAACATCGCCTGACTACCGCCATAGCAGAACAATAAACAATGGCGTATTGTGTCACAATTCCAGGTACACAGGGAGTTTTACCCATGACCATCGAATGGTGGCTGACTTACCTTTTGACGACCAGTATTCTCAGCCTCTCTCCGGGATCGGGGGCAATAAACACCATGAGTACCGGTATCAGCCACGGCTATCGGGGTGCTGCCGCATCGATTGCAGGATTACAAGTTGGTCTTGCACTGCATATTATTCTGGTTGGCGTCGGTCTGGGGGCGCTTTTTTCGCAATCGCTGATAGCGTTCGAAATACTGAAATGGGCTGGTGCGGCTTATCTGGTCTGGTTGGGGATCCAACAATGGCGTTCCGCGGGTGCCATTGATTTAAATGCGGTGGCAAAAGTCACACCACGGCGTCGCCTGTTTAAGCGCGCGATATTGGTTAATCTAACCAATCCGAAAAGCATCGTTTTCCTGGCAGCGCTGTTTCCTCAGTTTATTATTCCCCATCAGCCGCAGACGATGCAGTATCTGGTGTTGGGCGTGACAACAGTGATTGTCGATATCATTGTAATGATTGGCTATGCCACGTTAGCCACACGCATTGCCAACTGGATTAAAGGGCCGCAGCGGATGAAATTACTCAATCGCATCTTTGGCGGACTTTTTATGGCGGTGGGTATTTTGCTGGCATCCGCACGAAGAATGGCGTAGCTCCTCTTTTTCCCGCACCAACGTTGGCTCAACTTTTTGAGCCAACGTAAATGAGCGCGTCACACGATGCGAATTAGCGGGAGAGAATAAGATGGATGCCAAAGCCAGCGAATAGCACACCAGCCATGCCATCAATCCATTTTGCTAAATGTTGGTAGCCGCGGCGAATCGTCGGCAAAGCAAAAATAGTGGCAACCATGCTGAACCAAAGGAACGTCTCTGTAACAATCAATAAAAAGAGCCCCCAGCGTTCGCCAGCACCAACATCATCGCCAACAAACAGGGAAAAAACGCTGCCAAAATAGATCACCGCTTTCGGATTAGAGAGATTAGTCAGAAAGCCTTTTAAAAAACTGCGACCCTTTTTGGGAAGGATAACATCCGCCTCTGGTGACACTGGACGCCTATGCTGCTGACACGCCGAACGCAGCAACTGCCAACCCATCCACAGAAGATACAAGCCCCCGCCGATCATAATAATTTCATGCAGCCAGGCCATCTTCTGCAGTAGCAGATGCAGCCCCATGAGTGCCACGCCAGCCCAAATAATAATCCCTAATGAAATACCCAGCACGCCCATCATAGCTTCCTTTCGCGATCGGCTGGCTGCCGTCTGTGAGACAAAGAAAAAGTCCGGGCCAGGACTCATCAGCGCGATTAAATGCACCATTGCCACAGTCAGGAATAGCATAAGCATTGTCTTTTACCTGTTATCTTCTGATTTTCTGGGGTGAAGTTCGTCATATGTAATGTTGCTACTGCCAGTCTTGAAATGAGGGGCAGACAACCCTGAATAAGACACATACGTAAACAAAGCCACTCATCGTAATCGTATATGAAATTTATTGGTCACCGCCGTCGACGTGCTCTCTGATCATCATCATAAATGGCTTACCAAACCGCTCCAGCTTACGCTGTCCCACGCCATTGATACTCAACATTTCAGACGCAGTAATCGGCATCTGTTCTGACATTTCAATCAACGTCGCATCGTTGAACACAACATAAGGTGGGATATTTTCTTCATCGGCAATGGCTTTGCGCAGCTTGCGTAATTTAGCAAACAACTTACGATCGTAATTACCGCCGTAGGATTTCTGGTTATAGCTTTTTGTTTTAATGCTGACCATACGCGGGACAGCCAACATCAGGGGCATTTCGCCACGCAAAATCGGGCGGGCAGCTTCAGTGAGTTGTAATGCGGAATGCATCGCGATATTTTGCGTCACTAAGCCAAGGTGGATCAGTTGACGTAATACACTGGTCCAGTGTTCCGTACTCTGCTCGCGGCCAATACCATAAACCGGCAACTTGTCATGTTGCATATCGCGTATGCGCTGATTATTGGCCCCGCGCATCACTTCCACAATATAGCCCATGCCAAAACGCTGCCCAACACGATAGATGCTTGAAAGCGCCTTTTGTGCTTCCACTAATCCATCATAGCGGCGGGGAGGATCAAGACAGATATCACAGTTGCCACAAGGCTGCTGACGCCCCTCGCCAAAGTAGTTCAGCAGCACTAAACGGCGGCAGGTTTGCGCTTCAGC encodes the following:
- the metR gene encoding HTH-type transcriptional regulator MetR: MIELKHLRTLQALRNTGSLAAAAAQLHQTQSALSHQFSDLEQRLGFRLFVRKSQPLRFTPQGEILLQLAEQVLPQIQQALQACHEPHQATLRIAIECHSCIQWLTPALDNFRQSWPQVVMDFKSGVTFDPQPALQQGELDVVLTSDILPRSGLHYSPMFDFEVRLVLAPDHPLAQQEQITPVDLANDVLLIYPVQRQRLDIWRNFLQPAGVSPALKSVDNTLLLIQMVAARMGIAALPHWVVESFERQGLVVTKTLGNGLWSRLYAAVRDGEQRQPVIEAFIRSSRQHACDNLPLVHDASRPGNPIPQPLSSPLL
- a CDS encoding DUF1456 family protein — protein: MTNNDVLRSVRYMLDLSDAQMVALLALADSDVSAEEMHAFLKKEEEEGFRACPDVIMGYFLNGLIFQRRGKSEEAPAPSIERKMTNNIMLKKLRVAFDLKATDITDVLQLADFSVSQSEIGAIFRKPGHKNYRECGDQILRNFLKGLTKKIRPTAEKKA
- a CDS encoding carboxylate/amino acid/amine transporter, producing the protein MALLIITTILWAFSFSLIGEYLAGQVDSWFAVLMRLGLAAMVFLPFLRWRGYPLFTLLLYMLVGMLQLGIMYLISFQAYLYLSVSEFLLFTVMTPLYVTLIYDLISGRGVRPGYALSALLAVLGAAIIRYDKVSDHFWYGLLLVQLANICFAVGMVGYKRLQETRPMPQHTAFSWFYIGAASVAIVAWLLWGNPDKLPVTGLQWGILLWLGVVASGLGYFMWNYGATQVDAGTLGIMNNMHVPAGLLVNLAIWQQQPHWPSFIIGATIICASLWVHKRWIVSQ
- the glpT gene encoding glycerol-3-phosphate transporter, which encodes MLTIFKPAQHQPRVSDEHIDPHYRRLRWQIFLGIFFGYAAYYLVRKNFALAMPYLVEQGFSRGDLGFALSGISIAYGFSKFIMGSVSDRSNPRVFLPAGLILAAAVMLFMGFVPWATSSIMVMFVLLFLCGWFQGMGWPPCGRTMVHWWSQKERGRIVSIWNCAHNVGGGIPPLLFLLGMAWFNDWKAALYMPAFGAIIIALIAFALMRDTPQSCGLPPIEEYKNDYPPDYTDKAEEELTAKQIFMQYILPNKLLWYIALANVFVYLLRYGILDWSPTYLKEVKHFALDKSSWAYFLYEYAGIPGTLLCGWMSDKVFKGNRGATGVFFMILVTIATVIYWMNPAGNPGIDMACMIVIGFLIYGPVMLIGLHALELAPKKAAGTAAGFTGLFGYLGGSVAASAIVGYTVDYFGWDGGFIIMIGGCVLAVILLLMTMLSENKHKQTLQQLN
- the glpQ gene encoding glycerophosphodiester phosphodiesterase, which produces MKLKPMLAGMLLISACSALAETNGKIVIAHRGASGYLPEHTLPAKAMAYAQGADFLEQDLVMTKDNRLVVLHDHYLDRVTDVANRYPNRARKDGRYYAIDFTLAEIKGLKFTEGFDIKNGKQIQTFPGRFPINTSDFHIHTFEEEIEFVQGMNHSTGKNIGIYPEIKAPWFHHQEGKDIALEVLKVLKKYGYSGKSDNIYLQCFDFNELKRIKTELEPKMGMDLKLVQLVAETDWDETQEKQNGKWINYNYDWMFKPGAMKTLSQYVDGIGPDYHMLIAPGSTPDHIKLTTMAQEAHQNKLQVHPYTVRADQLPDFATNVNQVYDALYNKAGVEGLFTDFPDKAVQFLQQE
- the yigL gene encoding sugar/pyridoxal phosphate phosphatase YigL; translated protein: MYHIVASDLDGTLLSPDHHLTPYTKETLKLLTKKGIHFIFATGRHHIDVSQMRDSLEIESFMITSNGARVHNTAGELIFSHNLDRDIAAELFATKYDDPDILTNVYRDDEWYLNRRHPDEEKYFQESIFTCRLFEPGMLDAGGVSKVFFTCDDADKLLPLEQAIQARWGDRVNVSFSFPTCLEVMAGGVSKGHALEAVSKMLGYSLNECISFGDGLNDKEMLLMAGKGCIMGNAHQRLKDLLPELEVIGSNADEAVPHYLRKLFLN
- the pldB gene encoding lysophospholipase L2, translated to MTKHQKGWLTRENAFAAFATGPLLDFWRRREEREFIGVANVPIRYVRFSSARHDKAILLVPGRIESYVKYPELAYDLFHCGYDVIIIDHRGQGRSGRLLQDSHRGHVVNFSDYVDDLEALYLTEIAAGHYRHRYALGHSMGGAVLALMLARQPQAFDAAVLASPMFGITLPMPNWLAKRILDWAERRPVIRDSYALGTGKWRVRSFSVNELTHSDERYRRNLRFYADDPGIRVGGPTYHWVREGVMAGQRIVNQAAEIVTPLLLLQAGEDNVVDNRAQDLFCTKMVEAGHPCDGGKPRVIAGARHEILFEKDNMRTEALDAIVDFYARHR
- the rhtB gene encoding homoserine/homoserine lactone efflux protein is translated as MTIEWWLTYLLTTSILSLSPGSGAINTMSTGISHGYRGAAASIAGLQVGLALHIILVGVGLGALFSQSLIAFEILKWAGAAYLVWLGIQQWRSAGAIDLNAVAKVTPRRRLFKRAILVNLTNPKSIVFLAALFPQFIIPHQPQTMQYLVLGVTTVIVDIIVMIGYATLATRIANWIKGPQRMKLLNRIFGGLFMAVGILLASARRMA
- the rhtC gene encoding threonine export protein RhtC — encoded protein: MLMLFLTVAMVHLIALMSPGPDFFFVSQTAASRSRKEAMMGVLGISLGIIIWAGVALMGLHLLLQKMAWLHEIIMIGGGLYLLWMGWQLLRSACQQHRRPVSPEADVILPKKGRSFLKGFLTNLSNPKAVIYFGSVFSLFVGDDVGAGERWGLFLLIVTETFLWFSMVATIFALPTIRRGYQHLAKWIDGMAGVLFAGFGIHLILSR